In Labeo rohita strain BAU-BD-2019 chromosome 16, IGBB_LRoh.1.0, whole genome shotgun sequence, one DNA window encodes the following:
- the LOC127179188 gene encoding uncharacterized protein LOC127179188 has product MSSAISKTTQSLTTAEDMRNQTKLLMQPYANWEEYLTPAPLSIAILGELVFISSTADFSINKNPPKDGYQFIKYPDSFRACLMQVCNSGWWAFNEAHTSMDQIRLHTSQVPDYMKTAVKILFQVDDEVVKALLPDQLDNIRVIADECLRLSDATRNRFDEVIKIIQELLEACVNADQFYGEELEAVKMKLAEGKLREQSAQEIKKRTEKAMSAVEKELEQAQESYKTALDSLPNGWEMIGMDFVGGITGAITGVINGVVSLITEPIKLLSSAVSGSGSGSDQEGKRDMVAEINVYSKSAEILKCVQTIQELMNVKNEDDDIAWTKLYDQKTATTTTDFIVKQTKRISESLQKIPDCPAKEKAEELCKKAMEICNQLAKYAPDGKCDKDKSTKIINEVLDLIKSAHIFDSKGKAITNSPAISPNPPMMQKQENNSENMSPSQRATANARFAIEQTRAQMNKTRETYEKCVENLEKNQKELTEILISMRNCQLKEIDFKTTKEMLVKGMDAMGRVKEQWEKMVRFFQMVSNIVKTSLSKTLTNFVSMSEKTQALKYNQKLFSKDLLYIQAFQACNIASLVHMISATYTDVSNKYLMDRVSSLGKLMAMDKSKPEFEHERILLQNGCDEAQKDILSLVLKNKLEYDRKSTARIERINKELLAILPAASPEEIKVVEEATQAGFSKEEESYY; this is encoded by the coding sequence ATGAGTTCTGCAATTTCAAAAACTACTCAGAGTCTTACTACTGCTGAGGACATGAGGAACCAAACCAAACTTTTGATGCAGCCCTATGCCAACTGGGAAGAGTATCTGACTCCAGCGCCTCTATCTATAGCCATCCTGGGAGAGCTAGTTTTCATCTCGTCCACAGCAGATTTCTCTATCAATAAAAATCCCCCTAAAGATGGCTATCAATTCATCAAATACCCTGATTCCTTTCGCGCTTGCCTCATGCAAGTGTGTAACTCTGGCTGGTGGGCATTTAATGAGGCCCATACGAGCATGGATCAGATTCGCCTACATACTTCACAAGTTCCAGATTACATGAAGACAGCTGTGAAGATTCTGTTCCAAGTCGATGATGAAGTTGTCAAAGCTCTTCTTCCTGATCAGCTGGACAATATCAGAGTCATTGCAGATGAATGTCTGAGGTTGTCTGATGCAACTAGAAATCGTTTTGATGAGGTCATCAAAATTATCCAAGAGCTGCTGGAAGCGTGTGTGAATGCAGATCAGTTCTATGGGGAAGAGTTGGAAGCAGTCAAGATGAAATTAGCAGAGGGCAAACTGAGGGAGCAGTCAGCTCAAGAGATCAAGAAAAGGACTGAGAAGGCAATGAGTGCCGTGGAGAAGGAACTGGAACAGGCTCAGGAGAGCTACAAGACAGCACTGGATTCTCTTCCTAATGGATGGGAAATGATTGGCATGGATTTTGTGGGTGGGATAACAGGAGCTATTACAGGTGTGATTAATGGAGTGGTATCTCTTATTACTGAACCAATTAAATTGTTGTCTTCTGCAGTGTCAGGATCAGGATCAGGGTCAGATCAGGAAGGTAAAAGAGACATGGtagctgaaataaatgtatatagtaAATCTGCTGAAATTTTAAAGTGTGTCCAGACTATTCAGGAACTAATGAATGTGAAAAATGAGGATGATGACATAGCCTGGACAAAACTGTATGATCAGAAGACCGCAACTACAACCACAGATTTCATagtaaaacagacaaaaagaaTCAGTGAGAGTTTACAGAAAATCCCTGACTGTCCAGCAAAGGAAAAAGCTGAGGAGTTATGCAAAAAGGCCATGGAAATATGCAACCAGCTTGCAAAATATGCACCAGATGGCAAATGTGACAAAGACAAaagcactaaaataataaatgaggTCTTGGATCTGATTAAGTCAGCCCACATTTTTGATAGCAAAGGTAAAGCTATTACAAATTCTCCAGCCATTTCTCCAAATCCACCAATGatgcaaaaacaagaaaacaattcAGAGAACATGAGTCCTTCTCAGAGGGCCACAGCGAATGCAAGATTTGCCATAGAGCAGACCCGAGCTCAGATGAACAAGACAAGAGAGACTTATGAAAAGTGTGTGGAAAACCTAGAGAAGAACCAGAAGGAGCTAACTGAAATCCTCATCTCTATGAGAAATTGTCAACTGAAAGAGATCGACTTCAAAACTACCAAAGAGATGCTAGTCAAAGGAATGGATGCCATGGGACGAGTGAAGGAACAATGGGAGAAGATGGTTCGCTTCTTTCAGATGGTTTCCAACATTGTGAAAACCAGCCTGAGCAAAACTCTCACAAACTTTGTCTCCATGTCAGAGAAAACACAAGCCCTCAAATACAATCAAAAGCTCTTCTCAAAAGATCTGCTCTACATTCAAGCCTTCCAAGCCTGTAACATAGCTAGTCTGGTCCATATGATCTCTGCGACATACACAGATGTTTCCAACAAGTACCTAATGGACCGTGTCAGTTCACTGGGCAAACTGATGGCAATGGATAAAAGTAAGCCAGAATTTGAGCATGAGCGAATACTGCTTCAGAATGGCTGTGATGAGGCACAGAAAGACATCTTAAGCCTTGTCTTGAAGAATAAATTGGAGTATGACAGAAAGAGCACTGCAAGAATAGAAAGGATTAATAAAGAGTTGCTTGCAATTCTACCTGCTGCTTCTCCAGAAGAAATCAAGGTAGTTGAAGAGGCTACTCAAGCTGGATTCAGTAAAGAAGAAGAATCATATTACTGA